Proteins encoded together in one Lathyrus oleraceus cultivar Zhongwan6 chromosome 5, CAAS_Psat_ZW6_1.0, whole genome shotgun sequence window:
- the LOC127087998 gene encoding uncharacterized protein LOC127087998 isoform X1: MDKTSMKRATTTRTTNRHINKKQQQSGFKKSKKEKLRTLSSMGCNLDHHSHKSISIHKKVFNECNGVDHSSVPRKIRSAMKKRGRESILTDSEKLKYGIESPQKDSIKKSKKQVVLGPITKDEQEVAETLYALAGMFPTNDENELDRESVQKKLSGSQDQDESANVIYEGASEDADVIAESSSKGAVKISSLSEIVEVEVERIDLPGSEDFSVATQNTAPKGNLEGVSMMVKRSENDVKSELHDSELCLGMGLNASAKSQISHIWGKLDEEYETAGGIDCKQEQHIIKYRRENESLTLWPGSSPRESVAINASSSQSSAVAKAPHWLNAAISNSKHDLMESSSSGGKISKTAVHKKSWKSCAAHVHISQLIRSLELPKQQVAKEPELYECDQIRVPRGSTEAQNSNRTRNGNAFASGTVQSASLKNLPESKNGVLQQQCHYLDISLSQASPTPAKHAPQSQSFNFLSLSSGCNGLKVDECLIKGGSRSGPFSKSQVPYFRSIQQQNGLMGAIPTTSNQYTSTSYLDQLPTAGPQVRLQQPHYYGTPLCGTHYSSTNSYKQQYQNIWAAQLVTQGGSGGVNSNLMRVQYPNWQNGRHETSVVNPGVQVMVPYHSLASLESLGSKITSISDQQSFTPPSSIPLSRTNGLEEIRGRFHGSGASSLQLLCDERI; encoded by the exons ATGGACAAAACTTCAATGAAACGTGCAACAACAACTCGAACCACAAACCGACACATTaacaaaaaacaacaacaatcTG GTTTCAAAAAATCCAAGAAAGAAAAACTAAGAACCTTGAGCTCAATGGGTTGCAATCTCGATCATCATTCTCATAAATCTATTTCCATCCACAAAAAG GTTTTCAATGAATGCAATGGCGTTGATCATTCCTCTGTTCCCCGTAAGATACGTTCAg CGATGAAGAAGCGGGGTCGCGAATCGATTTTAACTGATTCTGAAAAGCTGAAATATGGAATAGAATCTCCTCAAAAAGATAGCATAAAGAAATCCAAA AAACAAGTTGTTCTTGGGCCCATCACAAAAGATGAACAAGAGGTTGCTGAGACTCTCTATGCCTTGGCTGGAATGTTTCCTACCAATGATGAGAATGAACTAGACCGCGAATCGGTACAGAAGAAATTGTCGGGTTCGCAGGACCAAGACGAGAGTGCTAATGTTATTTATGAAG GAGCTAGTGAGGATGCTGATGTTATTGCTGAAAGTTCATCGAAGGGAGCAGTGAAAATTAGTTCTTTGAGCGAAATCGTTGAAGTTGAAGTTGAACGGATTGATTTACCCGGGAGTGAAGATTTCTCGGTGGCAACTCAGAACACAGCTCCAAAAGGAAATCTAGAGGGTGTGTCTATGATGGTTAAGAGGAGTGAAAATGATGTTAAATCGGAATTGCATGACTCGGAGTTGTGTCTTGGAATGGG ATTAAATGCGTCTGCAAAATCGCAAATTTCACATATTTGGGGAAAACTAGACGAGGAGTATGAGACG GCCGGTGGCATTGATTGTAAGCAAGAACAACATATAATCAAGTACCGAAGAGAAAACG AAAGTCTAACATTATGGCCAGGCTCGTCGCCGAGGGAATCTGTTGCGATTAATGCTTCTTCTTCGCA GTCTTCGGCTGTTGCTAAAGCTCCACATTGGTTGAATGCGGCTATTAGCAACTCCAAACATGATTTGATGGAAAGTAGTTCTTCTGGTGGAAAG ATTTCCAAAACCGCCGTTCATAAAAAGTCATGGAAGAGTTGTGCAGCTCATGTTCACATCAGTCAACTCATCCGGAGTTTAGAACTTCCAAAACAACAGGTTGCCAAAGAACCCGAGCTTTATGAATGTGATCAAATCAGAGTACCCCGAGGATCAACCGAAGCACAAAACTCAAATAGGACGAGAAATGGAAATGCTTTTGCTTCCGGAACAGTTCAATCTGCTAGTTTGAAGAATCTCCCTGAAAGTAAAAACGGTGTTCTTCAGCAGCAGTGCCATTATCTTGACATATCTCTGTCTCAGGCTTCTCCGACACCTGCGAAACATGCTCCTCAATCGCAA AGTTTCAACTTCTTGTCCTTGTCGTCTGGATGTAACGGGTTGAAGGTTGACGAATGTTTAATCAAAGGTGGAAGTAGGTCGGGACCATTCTCAAAATCACAAGTTCCTTATTTTCGGTCTATACAACAGCAGAACGGACTCATGGGAGCAATACCTACAACTTCAAATCAGTATACATCCACCTCTTACCTTGATCAGCTTCCTACGGCAGGACCACAG GTTCGGTTGCAGCAACCTCATTATTACGGTACACCATTATGTGGAACTCATTATAGTTCGACAAATTCATATAAACAGCAGTACCAAAACATTTGGGCAGCGCAATTAGTAACACAAGGTGGGTCTGGTGGCGTAAATAGCAATCTTATGAGAGTCCAATATCCTAACTGGCAAAACGGAAGACATGAAACAAGTGTAGTTAATCCAGGTGTCCAAGTCATGGTTCCTTACCATTCCCTTGCATCTCTAGAGTCACTTGGTTCCAAGATAACTTCAATCTCTGATCAACAATCCTTTACGCCTCCTTCATCAATTCCGTTATCAAGGACAAACGGGCTAGAAGAAATTAGAGGCAGGTTCCATGGCAGCGGAGCCTCATCGTTGCAGTTGCTCTGTGATGAACGCATCTGA
- the LOC127087998 gene encoding uncharacterized protein LOC127087998 isoform X2 — protein MKKRGRESILTDSEKLKYGIESPQKDSIKKSKKQVVLGPITKDEQEVAETLYALAGMFPTNDENELDRESVQKKLSGSQDQDESANVIYEGASEDADVIAESSSKGAVKISSLSEIVEVEVERIDLPGSEDFSVATQNTAPKGNLEGVSMMVKRSENDVKSELHDSELCLGMGLNASAKSQISHIWGKLDEEYETAGGIDCKQEQHIIKYRRENESLTLWPGSSPRESVAINASSSQSSAVAKAPHWLNAAISNSKHDLMESSSSGGKISKTAVHKKSWKSCAAHVHISQLIRSLELPKQQVAKEPELYECDQIRVPRGSTEAQNSNRTRNGNAFASGTVQSASLKNLPESKNGVLQQQCHYLDISLSQASPTPAKHAPQSQSFNFLSLSSGCNGLKVDECLIKGGSRSGPFSKSQVPYFRSIQQQNGLMGAIPTTSNQYTSTSYLDQLPTAGPQVRLQQPHYYGTPLCGTHYSSTNSYKQQYQNIWAAQLVTQGGSGGVNSNLMRVQYPNWQNGRHETSVVNPGVQVMVPYHSLASLESLGSKITSISDQQSFTPPSSIPLSRTNGLEEIRGRFHGSGASSLQLLCDERI, from the exons ATGAAGAAGCGGGGTCGCGAATCGATTTTAACTGATTCTGAAAAGCTGAAATATGGAATAGAATCTCCTCAAAAAGATAGCATAAAGAAATCCAAA AAACAAGTTGTTCTTGGGCCCATCACAAAAGATGAACAAGAGGTTGCTGAGACTCTCTATGCCTTGGCTGGAATGTTTCCTACCAATGATGAGAATGAACTAGACCGCGAATCGGTACAGAAGAAATTGTCGGGTTCGCAGGACCAAGACGAGAGTGCTAATGTTATTTATGAAG GAGCTAGTGAGGATGCTGATGTTATTGCTGAAAGTTCATCGAAGGGAGCAGTGAAAATTAGTTCTTTGAGCGAAATCGTTGAAGTTGAAGTTGAACGGATTGATTTACCCGGGAGTGAAGATTTCTCGGTGGCAACTCAGAACACAGCTCCAAAAGGAAATCTAGAGGGTGTGTCTATGATGGTTAAGAGGAGTGAAAATGATGTTAAATCGGAATTGCATGACTCGGAGTTGTGTCTTGGAATGGG ATTAAATGCGTCTGCAAAATCGCAAATTTCACATATTTGGGGAAAACTAGACGAGGAGTATGAGACG GCCGGTGGCATTGATTGTAAGCAAGAACAACATATAATCAAGTACCGAAGAGAAAACG AAAGTCTAACATTATGGCCAGGCTCGTCGCCGAGGGAATCTGTTGCGATTAATGCTTCTTCTTCGCA GTCTTCGGCTGTTGCTAAAGCTCCACATTGGTTGAATGCGGCTATTAGCAACTCCAAACATGATTTGATGGAAAGTAGTTCTTCTGGTGGAAAG ATTTCCAAAACCGCCGTTCATAAAAAGTCATGGAAGAGTTGTGCAGCTCATGTTCACATCAGTCAACTCATCCGGAGTTTAGAACTTCCAAAACAACAGGTTGCCAAAGAACCCGAGCTTTATGAATGTGATCAAATCAGAGTACCCCGAGGATCAACCGAAGCACAAAACTCAAATAGGACGAGAAATGGAAATGCTTTTGCTTCCGGAACAGTTCAATCTGCTAGTTTGAAGAATCTCCCTGAAAGTAAAAACGGTGTTCTTCAGCAGCAGTGCCATTATCTTGACATATCTCTGTCTCAGGCTTCTCCGACACCTGCGAAACATGCTCCTCAATCGCAA AGTTTCAACTTCTTGTCCTTGTCGTCTGGATGTAACGGGTTGAAGGTTGACGAATGTTTAATCAAAGGTGGAAGTAGGTCGGGACCATTCTCAAAATCACAAGTTCCTTATTTTCGGTCTATACAACAGCAGAACGGACTCATGGGAGCAATACCTACAACTTCAAATCAGTATACATCCACCTCTTACCTTGATCAGCTTCCTACGGCAGGACCACAG GTTCGGTTGCAGCAACCTCATTATTACGGTACACCATTATGTGGAACTCATTATAGTTCGACAAATTCATATAAACAGCAGTACCAAAACATTTGGGCAGCGCAATTAGTAACACAAGGTGGGTCTGGTGGCGTAAATAGCAATCTTATGAGAGTCCAATATCCTAACTGGCAAAACGGAAGACATGAAACAAGTGTAGTTAATCCAGGTGTCCAAGTCATGGTTCCTTACCATTCCCTTGCATCTCTAGAGTCACTTGGTTCCAAGATAACTTCAATCTCTGATCAACAATCCTTTACGCCTCCTTCATCAATTCCGTTATCAAGGACAAACGGGCTAGAAGAAATTAGAGGCAGGTTCCATGGCAGCGGAGCCTCATCGTTGCAGTTGCTCTGTGATGAACGCATCTGA
- the LOC127088000 gene encoding WEB family protein At1g75720, with the protein MNKKLSRNTEIDTRAPFRSVKEAVSLFGDKVLAGELYANVTKLKHQIHVGANENEADQSSRIENVAAELEETRENLEKAKEESMLMAHCMSSLQEELERTKQELEHLKQRETEKHQVEPTEAEDVKFVENLNTFEVKSSRFDDELMMEFQKKRYVTFANPPSVSHVMLPQNQGVEKLERHPSLRKKKKKSLIPLIGGIFSRKKGTSQEVP; encoded by the exons ATGAATAAGAAGCTTTCAAGAAACACAGAGATTGACACAAGAGCACCATTTAGGTCTGTGAAAGAGGCTGTCTCTTTATTCGGAGATAAAGTTTTAGCCGGAGAGCTTTACGCCAATGTAACCAAACTCAAACACCAG ATACACGTTGGAGCAAATGAGAATGAGGCTGATCAATCTTCAAGGATCGAAAACGTTGCAGCCGAGCTAGAAGAGACGCGGGAGAATCTAGAGAAAGCTAAAGAAGAAAGCATGTTAATGGCACATTGTATGTCATCACTCCAAGAAGAACTCGAACGCACGAAGCAAGAGCTCGAACATTTGAAGCAACGAGAAACAGAAAAACATCAAGTGGAACCAACGGAAGCCGAGGACGTGAAGTTCGTGGAGAATCTAAACACGTTTGAAGTGAAAAGTTCAAGATTCGACGACGAATTAATGATGGAGTTTCAAAAGAAACGGTACGTGACATTCGCGAATCCGCCGTCTGTTTCTCATGTTATGTTACCACAAAATCAAGGTGTTGAAAAATTGGAAAGGCACCCTTCTCTtaggaagaagaagaagaagtcaTTGATTCCACTTATTGGAGGCATTTTTTCTAGGAAAAAGGGAACAAGCCAAGAAGTTCCATGA